In one Umezawaea sp. Da 62-37 genomic region, the following are encoded:
- a CDS encoding SigE family RNA polymerase sigma factor has protein sequence MVGPEQNNSGVVRVQDTLTNLRIQDGAAPAPAGPLTLEDLYRQHRMRLVRLALLLVDEVATAEDVVQEAFTGLHRNWGNLRDAQAALGYLRTAVVNGSRSVLRRRKTARDYTPPHAVNARSAESLAMLTAEHQAVVAALQQLPPRQREVLVLRYYGDMSEAEIAEATGISKGTVKSTASRALDALQKIMAAR, from the coding sequence GTGGTCGGTCCCGAGCAGAACAACAGCGGCGTCGTGCGCGTGCAGGACACGCTGACCAACCTCCGCATCCAGGACGGCGCGGCTCCCGCGCCCGCCGGTCCCCTGACGCTGGAGGACCTCTACCGCCAGCACCGGATGCGGTTGGTCAGACTGGCGCTGCTGCTCGTCGACGAGGTCGCGACAGCCGAGGACGTGGTGCAGGAGGCCTTCACCGGCCTGCACCGCAACTGGGGCAACCTGCGCGACGCGCAGGCGGCCCTGGGGTACCTGCGGACAGCGGTCGTCAACGGGTCGCGCAGCGTGCTGCGCCGCCGCAAGACCGCGCGCGACTACACGCCGCCGCACGCGGTGAACGCGCGGTCGGCCGAAAGCCTCGCGATGCTCACCGCCGAGCACCAGGCCGTGGTCGCCGCGCTCCAGCAGCTGCCGCCGAGGCAGCGCGAGGTGCTCGTGCTGCGGTACTACGGCGACATGTCCGAGGCGGAGATCGCCGAGGCCACCGGCATCTCGAAGGGGACCGTGAAGTCGACGGCCAGCCGGGCGCTCGACGCGCTGCAGAAGATCATGGCGGCGCGCTAG
- a CDS encoding DeoR/GlpR family DNA-binding transcription regulator gives MNRYERLTALLEMLAARGRVGTDEAAAELGVSGATVRRDLDHLAEQQLLSRTHGGAVVQAVSYDLPMRYKNDRLADEKQRIGRAAANLAEPGSVVGLTGGTTATEVARGLVTRPELDLTVVTNALNIAGELVVRPRVKLVVTGGVARPQSYQLIGPLAARIADELSLDIAFIGVDGLDPHLGATARHEGEAELSRVFAAHAERVVVVAHSSKLGRRALARICGTDEVDVLVTDRGATDHAVAPYLERGVEVHRA, from the coding sequence ATGAACCGGTACGAGCGGCTCACCGCCCTGTTGGAGATGCTCGCCGCCCGCGGCCGCGTCGGAACCGACGAGGCGGCCGCCGAACTGGGCGTCTCCGGTGCCACCGTCCGCCGGGACCTCGACCACCTCGCCGAGCAGCAGCTGCTCAGCCGGACGCACGGCGGGGCCGTCGTCCAGGCCGTGTCCTACGACCTCCCGATGCGCTACAAGAACGACCGCCTGGCGGATGAGAAGCAGCGCATCGGCCGGGCGGCGGCGAACCTGGCCGAGCCGGGCTCGGTGGTCGGGCTGACCGGCGGCACCACCGCCACCGAGGTCGCCAGGGGACTCGTGACCAGGCCGGAGCTCGACCTGACCGTGGTGACGAACGCCCTCAACATCGCGGGTGAGCTCGTCGTCCGGCCGCGGGTGAAGCTCGTCGTCACCGGCGGGGTCGCGCGGCCGCAGTCCTACCAGCTGATCGGACCGCTCGCGGCCAGGATCGCCGACGAGCTGTCGCTGGACATCGCCTTCATCGGCGTCGACGGCCTCGACCCGCACCTCGGCGCCACCGCCCGCCACGAGGGCGAGGCGGAGCTGAGCCGGGTGTTCGCGGCGCACGCGGAGCGGGTCGTCGTGGTCGCGCACTCGTCGAAGCTCGGCAGGCGGGCGCTCGCGCGGATCTGCGGCACCGACGAGGTCGACGTGCTGGTGACCGACCGGGGCGCGACCGACCACGCCGTCGCCCCGTACCTGGAACGGGGCGTCGAGGTGCACCGCGCCTGA